Proteins from a single region of Trichoplusia ni isolate ovarian cell line Hi5 chromosome 3, tn1, whole genome shotgun sequence:
- the LOC113492338 gene encoding V-type proton ATPase subunit e 2-like → MGASFVPITVFTVLWGIVGIVCPFFAPKGPNRGIIQVVLMLTAATCWLFWLCAYMAQMNPLIGPRLDNETLIWMSRTWGNKIA, encoded by the exons ATGGGTGCCTCCTTCGTTCCCATCACCGTTTTCACCGTGCTGTGGGGTATTGTGGGCATTGTCTGCCCCTTCTTCGCCCCTAAAGGCCCCAACAGAGG GATCATTCAAGTGGTTTTGATGTTGACTGCAGCCACGTGCTGGTTGTT CTGGCTCTGCGCGTATATGGCACAGATGAACCCCCTCATCGGACCCAGACTCGACAACGAAACACTCATTTGGATGTCCCGTACCTGG
- the LOC113492337 gene encoding uncharacterized protein LOC113492337, with amino-acid sequence MRSARRSKFEKNPYVHRNIKKKKRNKSKGGGAFNWTDDLSGLFLEHINQVLRENKARRADCKGSWKIMPKDSCEVYKNRRKRFEDNRQKQADYAAYSTCDTDCPYAERKKASRRRTKKKIPTRRVIVRDKRKKRPRSESTASHSSSSTSTNTSVTEMDY; translated from the exons ATGAGATCTGCAAGACGCTCAAAATTCGAGAAAAACCCTTACGtacatagaaatattaaaaagaagaagaGAAATAAGTCAAAAGGCGGCGGAGCCTTCAACTGGACGGACGATTTGTCCGGACTTTTTCTGGAACACATAAACCAAGTCCTTCGTGAGAAT AAAGCTAGACGAGCAGACTGCAAGGGCTCGTGGAAGATCATGCCCAAGGATTCGTGTGAGGTATACAAGAATCGTCGTAAGCGTTTTGAAGACAACCGCCAGAAACAGGCTGATTACGCGGCGTACTCGACTTGCGACACCGACTGCCCCTATGCCGAGAGAAAGAAGGCCTCACGCAGACGGACAAAGAAGAAAATACCAACAAGACGAGTCATCGTAAgagataaaagaaagaaaag ACCCCGTTCAGAATCGACTGCCTCGCATTCGTCCTCATCAACATCAACAAACACCAGTGTTACGGAAATGGATTactaa
- the LOC113508749 gene encoding uncharacterized protein K02A2.6-like: protein MRARPLAYALREPVERALEQLVRDDILTPVSHSDWAAPIVPVVKKDGTIRICADFKLSLNKVLEVDRYPLPKVEDLLSRLHGGERFSKVDLSQAYAQFELDDTRKYAVINTHKGLYMYKRLVYGLSSSPGVFQRRLEQLFADIPRVGVFLDDIIITGKDTRQHLDNLHKVFERLKSSGLKVRKEKCSFFVESLEYLGYVISKEGVHTCKDKVEAIVKTPIPRNVSELRAFIGMVMYYGKFIKNVSSILTPLYNLLRAGVKYEWSDGCEEAFARVKRALSTSEVLVHYSLELPLVLTADASATGIGAVISHITPDGERPIAYASRTLNSAERSVVIPPTLRNTILKELHVSHMGIVKTKSMARSFVWWPNIDTDIESTCRSCETCAMEATAPPQAAPRSWPYITQPWSRLHIDFLGPYRGKTFFVIIDSSTKWIEVFEMNKTNATAVVKVMRSLFARFGLPLEIVSDQGPPFTSAELGEFLRLNGIKQSFSPVYHPASNGAAENAVKLCKRTIKKAIRDSVDIDTALQTYLLAYRNSIQSTTGESPAMLLQRRPLRSRLDLLRADRARQERVDRVQRQQMLSSGAEPTQQYAAGETIWARNYGSSDKWMKGTLVNQQGSRRYVVKGDDGRLLTRHSDQIRLRTRRSSLVYPELISEERVGGGVVEQQQQQQLSPRISNAKVGEGAGSGEAGSEDLVVSDVPEETASKTSPGRDTPPLATDSNVASSVSRPTRVRRKPIRYGFEFD, encoded by the exons ATGCGCGCACGGCCGCTGGCGTACGCACTACGCGAGCCGGTTGAGCGCGCGCTGGAGCAGCTGGTGCGCGACGACATCCTCACTCCCGTCAGCCACTCAGACTGGGCTGCACCAATCGTTCCGGTGGTGAAGAAAGATGGGACGATAAGAATCTGTGCTGATTTTAAACTAAGCTTAAACAAAGTTTTGGAGGTCGACCGTTATCCGTTACCTAAGGTAGAAGATCTTTTGTCTCGGTTGCACGGAGGCGAAAGGTTTAGTAAAGTCGATTTGTCACAGGCGTACGCCCAATTTGAGCTGGATGATACTAGGAAATATGCTGTTATAAACACACACAAAGGGCTTTACATGTACAAACGGCTAGTGTATGGGTTGTCGTCGAGCCCAGGAGTATTCCAGAGGCGGTTAGAGCAATTGTTTGCTGATATACCACGTGTGGGAGTGTTTttagatgatattattataacaggaAAAGACACACGGCAACACTTAGATAATCTACATAAAGTTTTTGAACGCCTTAAGTCCAGTGGCTTAaaagtaagaaaagaaaaatgttcgTTCTTTGTGGAGTCTCTTGAATATTTAGGGTATGTTATAAGTAAGGAAGGTGTTCACACATGCAAAGATAAAGTAGAAGCAATTGTTAAAACGCCGATACCAAGGAACGTATCTGAGTTGAGGGCTTTCATTGGAATGGTTATGTATTAcggtaaatttataaaaaatgttagttcGATTCTTACGCCGTTATATAATTTGTTGCGTGCGGGGGTGAAGTACGAATGGAGCGACGGGTGCGAGGAAGCCTTTGCGCGGGTTAAACGGGCGCTGAGCACGAGTGAAGTGCTTGTGCATTACTCACTGGAACTGCCGCTGGTGTTGACGGCAGACGCGAGTGCCACAGGAATCGGCGCCGTCATCTCACACATCACGCCGGACGGCGAGCGCCCCATCGCGTACGCGTCACGGACGCTTAATTCCGCGGAAAGATC AGTGGTAATTCCGCCCACTCTTAGGAACACAATTCTGAAGGAGCTTCATGTTAGTCATATGGGCATAGTTAAGACCAAGTCGATGGCTCGAAGTTTTGTATGGTGGCCCAATATAGACACAGACATCGAATCAACGTGCCGCTCATGCGAAACATGTGCGATGGAAGCAACTGCGCCGCCGCAGGCTGCTCCACGTAGTTGGCCATATATAACCCAGCCGTGGAGTAGATTGCATATAGATTTCCTAGGACCATATCggggaaaaacatttttcgtaATCATCGATTCCAGCACAAAGTGGATTGAAGTTTTTGAGATGAATAAAACAAACGCCACGGCGGTCGTTAAGGTTATGAGGTCGTTATTTGCTCGATTCGGTTTGCCGTTGGAAATAGTTTCAGACCAAGGGCCGCCATTTACTAGTGCAGAGTTAGGGGAGTTCTTAAGATTGAACGGCATCAAGCAGTCATTTTCGCCAGTATATCATCCAGCATCGAATGGGGCAGCAGAAAATGCTGTGAAGCTATGTAAGCGAACCATAAAAAAAGCGATCCGAGATTCAGTAGACATCGACACAGCTTTACAAACTTACCTATTAGCTTATAGGAATAGTATTCAAAGCACTACAGGGGAAAGCCCCGCCATGTTATTGCAGCGTAGACCGTTGCGTTCTCGGTTGGATCTTTTGCGCGCAGACCGTGCACGCCAGGAGCGGGTTGATAGGGTGCAGCGCCAGCAGATGTTGAGTTCAGGTGCTGAACCCACGCAACAGTACGCTGCTGGTGAGACCATATGGGCTAGGAACTACGGTAGCTCAGACAAATGGATGAAAGGAACGTTAGTCAACCAACAGGGTTCGCGGAGGTATGTGGTAAAGGGTGATGATGGTCGACTTCTTACACGGCATAGTGATCAAATCAGGCTCAGAACTCGACGTTCAAGTTTAGTGTACCCAGAATTAATATCCGAAGAACGGGTAGGTGGGGGTGTCGTtgagcagcagcagcagcaacagcTATCCCCGAGGATATCGAACGCAAAGGTTGGCGAGGGGGCGGGGAGTGGTGAAGCAGGAAGCGAGGACTTAGTAGTGAGTGACGTACCGGaggaaacagctagtaagacCTCGCCGGGCCGTGATACGCCGCCGCTGGCAACTGATAGCAATGTCGCGAGCTCCGTGAGTCGTCCTACCCGCGTTCGCAGGAAACCAATCAGATATGGGTTCGAGTTTGATTAG